From Glycine soja cultivar W05 chromosome 4, ASM419377v2, whole genome shotgun sequence, the proteins below share one genomic window:
- the LOC114410068 gene encoding psbP domain-containing protein 2, chloroplastic-like: MALRSCSTLLRSTFFHQHPQASRTFVSILFPRSTSPTCIHESHKDIHLAPSFSKRSILLTTFLWGQGMLLPNARDALLLAQELELQRYTDSDEGFTLLTPSSWTKVDKAGATVLFQEADMGSNNIGVVVNPVRLKTLEEFGTPQFVADKLLQAERRKESTKEVELITVAERSGEGGLQIYEFEYKVDSTRGGMKRIFSAAFVASKKLYLLNIVHSDKLEIPLDPNKRMILEQVLHSFDAAA; this comes from the exons atggCTTTGAGAAGTTGCTCTACCCTTTTACGCAGCACTTTCTTCCACCAACACCCTCAAGCTTCCAGAACCTTTGTCTCAATCTTGTTCCCCAGATCAACTTCACCCACTTGCATTCATGAATCCCACAAAGACATACACTTAGCACCTTCTTTCAGCAAGAGGAGCATTCTTCTCACAACGTTTCTGTGGGGTCAGGGTATGTTGTTGCCAAATGCCCGTGATGCATTGTTGTTGGCTCAAGAATTGGAGCTTCAGAGATACACGGATTCCGATGAAGGTTTCACTCTTCTTACACCCTCTTCTTGGACTAAG GTTGATAAAGCAGGGGCAACTGTGTTGTTTCAAGAGGCAGATATGGGAAGTAACAATATTGGGGTTGTGGTAAACCCAGTTCGTCTTAAGACCCTTGAAGAATTTGGGACTCCTCAGTTCGTTGCTGATAAACTTTTACAAGCAGAAAGACGTAAG GAAAGTACAAAGGAGGTCGAGTTGATTACAGTAGCAGAAAGATCAGGGGAGGGAGGGTTACAGATTTATGAATTTGAATACAAGGTTGATAGTACCCGGGGAGGGATGAAGAGGATATTTTCTGCAGCTTTTGTAGCCTCAAAGAAGCTCTATCTTCTAAATATTGTTCACTCTGATAAACTAGAGATTCCTCTTGACCCAAATAAGAGAATGATTTTAGAACAAGTTCTTCATTCCTTTGATGCAGCAGCTTAA
- the LOC114410069 gene encoding NAD-dependent protein deacylase SRT2-like gives MAMSLPLRFYSSSSFSLTSLGVVRKVLGTLTTDIVQPRSGNWHLAKRGGRLISFKGRARLVHTTCRISVPGTLPRTDEKASSNISRDKKTVPEADPPSIKDVQLLYEFLDRSTKLTVLTGAGISTECGIPDYRSPNGAYSSGFKPITHQEFLRSSRARRRYWARSYAGWRRFTTAQPSAAHTALATLDKAGRINFMITQNVDRLHHRAGSNPLEIHGTVYTVICIDCGYSFCRSLFQDQLKTLNPKWAEAIDNLDHGNPGSDKSFGMKQRPDGDIEIDERFWEEDFTIPTCHKCNGALKPDVVFFGDNVPKDRADMAMEASRRCDAFLVLGSSLMTMSAFRLIRAAHEAGAATAIVNIGVTRADDFVPLKINARLGEILPRVLDIGSISIPAV, from the exons ATGGCTATGTCTTTACCTCTTCGTTTCTATTCCTCCTCGTCTTTCTCTCTCACT TCTCTTGGGGTTGTGAGAAAAGTGCTCGGGACTCTTACAACAG ATATTGTTCAACCAAGGAGTGGAAATTGGCACTTAGCAAAAAGAGGTGGAAGACTCATATCGTTTAAGGGTCGTGCGAGGCTGGTACATACAACGTGCCGAATCTCTGTCCCTGGGACCTTACCAAGAACTGATGAAAAGGCCTCATCTAACATCTCGAGGGATAAGAAGACAGTTCCAGAAGCAGATCCTCCGAGTATCAAAGACGTTCAGCTTTTGTATGAATTTTTGGACCGGAG TACCAAGCTCACGGTATTGACTGGAGCTGGAATCAGTACAGAGTGTGGCATCCCCGACTACAGAAG CCCCAATGGAGCTTATAGTTCTGGTTTCAAACCAATAACCCATCAG GAGTTTCTCCGTTCAAGTCGAGCTCGGAGGAGATATTGGGCAAGGAGCTATGCTGGATGGAGGCGATTTACAACAGCACAACCATCTGCTGCCCATACTGCATTGGCCACATTAGATAAAGCTGGCCGAATCAATTTTATGATTACCCAAAATGTTGATAG GCTGCATCATCGTGCTGGTAGCAACCCATTAGAAATACATGGGACTGTATACACTGTAATTTGTATAGATTGTGGATATTCCTTTTGCCGGAGCTTATTTCAGGACCAGTTGAAGACCCTTAATCCCAAG TGGGCAGAAGCAATCGATAACTTGGACCATGGAAACCCTGGATCAGACAAGAGTTTTGGCATGAAACAAAGACCTGATGGTGATATTGAGATTGATGAAAGATTTTGGGAGGAGGATTTTACCATCCCAACTTGTCATAAGTGCAATGGAGCTCTCAAACCTGAT GTTGTCTTTTTTGGTGATAATGTTCCCAAGGACAGAGCTGATATGGCAATGGAAGCATCTAGAAGATGTGATGCTTTTCTTGTACTCGGGTCATCTCTGATGACCATGTCTGCTTTTCGACTTATCAG AGCAGCTCATGAGGCTGGTGCTGCTACTGCAATTGTGAACATAGGTGTGACGCGTGCTGATGATTTTGTGCCCCTGAAAATAAATGCACGATTGGGTGAG ATCCTGCCAAGAGTACTTGATATTGGATCTATAAGCATACCCGCTGTATAA